Proteins from a single region of Haliaeetus albicilla chromosome Z, bHalAlb1.1, whole genome shotgun sequence:
- the ZBTB5 gene encoding zinc finger and BTB domain-containing protein 5, whose amino-acid sequence MDFPGHFEQIFQQLNYQRLHGQLCDCVIVVGNRHFKAHRSVLAACSTHFRALFTVAEGDQTMNMIQLDSEVVTAEAFAALIDMMYTSTLMLGESNVMDVLLAASHLHLNSVVKACKHYLTTRTLPMSPPSDRVQEQNARMQRSFMLQQLGLSIVSSALNSTQNTEEQPNTMSSSMRSNIEQRTTFPIRRLHKRKQSSEDRARQRIRPTMDESVSDVAAESGQSVVHSREDFFSPDSLKIVDNSKADAVADNQEDNTIMFDQSFSAQEDAQVPSQSDNSGGNISQMSMASQATQVETSFDQDAASEKNNFPCENPEVSLNEKEHMRVVVKSEPLSSPEPQDEVSDVTSQAEGSESVEVEGGVVSAEKIELSPESSDRSFSDPQSSTDRVGDIHIMEVSNNLEHKSTFSISNFLNKSRGGGFGASQNSDDNIPNTTSDCRMDSDASYLMSPESGPAGGHSSATVSHVENPFSEPADSHFVRPMQDVMGLPCVQTSGYRAAEQFGMDFPRSGLGLHSLSRAMMSSVRGGASSFPGYRRIAPKMPVVTSVRSSQLQDNSSSSQLIMNGTTSFENGHPSQPGPPQLTRASADVLSKCKKALSEHNVLVVEGARKYACKICCKTFLTLTDCKKHIRVHTGEKPYACLKCGKRFSQSSHLYKHSKTTCLRWQSSNLPSTLL is encoded by the coding sequence ATGGATTTTCCAGGACACTTTGAGCAAATCTTTCAGCAGCTCAACTACCAGAGGCTTCATGGCCAGCTTTGTGACTGTGTCATTGTGGTGGGAAACAGGCATTTCAAAGCCCATCGCTCTGTTTTGGCAGCATGTAGCACACATTTCCGAGCTCTATTTACTGTAGCGGAAGGAGATCAGACTATGAATATGATTCAGCTGGACAGTGAAGTGGTGACAGCAGAAGCTTTTGCTGCTCTGATAGACATGATGTATACTTCCACACTAATGCTTGGGGAGAGCAATGTTATGGATGTCTTGCTGGCTGCTTCTCACTTGCATTTGAACTCTGTTGTTAAAGCCTGCAAACACTACCTTACTACCAGGACGCTGCCGATGTCTCCACCGAGTGATAGAGTTCAAGAGCAAAATGCACGCATGCAGAGGTCTTTCATGCTCCAGCAGCTTGGACTGAGCATCGTGAGCTCTGCCTTAAATTCCACTCAGAACACAGAGGAACAACCAAATACTATGAGCTCCTCGATGAGAAGTAACATTGAGCAGCGCACTACTTTTCCTATCCGTCGTCTCCACAAACGTAAACAGTCTTCTGAAGATCGGGCCAGACAGCGCATCAGGCCTACCATGGATGAGTCTGTTTCTGATGTGGCTGCAGAGAGCGGGCAGTCAGTAGTTCATTCACGGGAAGATTTCTTCTCGCCAGATTCACTGAAGATTGTGGACAACTCTAAGGCCGATGCTGTTGCTGATAACCAGGAGGATAATACTATTATGTTTGATCAGTCTTTCAGTGCTCAGGAAGATGCTCAAGTGCCCAGCCAGTCTGACAACAGCGGAGGAAACATTTCACAAATGTCCATGGCATCACAGGCAACGCAGGTGGAAACCAGCTTTGACCAGGATGCTGCTTCTGAGAAGAACAACTTCCCATGTGAGAATCCAGAGGTCAGTCTGAATGAAAAAGAGCACATGAGGGTGGTGGTGAAGTCTGAACCCTTGAGTTCTCCAGAGCCTCAAGACGAGGTGAGCGATGTCACTTCCCAAGCGGAGGGCAGCGAGTCTGTTGAAGTGGAAGGAGGAGTAGTGAGTGCAGAGAAGATAGAACTGAGTCCCGAGAGCAGTGATCGTAGCTTTTCTGACCCACAGTCCAGCACTGATAGGGTGGGAGACATCCATATTATGGAGGTGTCAAATAACCTGGAACACAAATCTACTTTCAGTATCTcaaattttctaaataaaagcagaggtgGTGGTTTCGGTGCTAGTCAAAACAGTGATGACAACATTCCAAATACCACCAgtgactgcaggatggacagTGATGCTTCTTATCTCATGAGTCCAGAGTCGGGGCCTGCTGGTGGCCATTCATCTGCCACCGTCTCTCATGTTGAGAATCCATTTAGTGAGCCTGCAGATTCTCATTTTGTTAGACCAATGCAGGACGTGATGGGTCTCCCCTGCGTACAGACTTCTGGGTATCGGGCAGCAGAACAGTTTGGCATGGATTTTCCACGGTCGGGCTTGGGCTTGCACTCCCTGTCAAGGGCAATGATGAGCTCAGTAAGAGGTGGAGCTAGCAGCTTTCCTGGCTACCGCCGCATAGCCCCCAAAATGCCTGTGGTGACCTCTGTCAGGAGCTCCCAGCTGCAAGATAACTCATCCAGTTCCCAGCTGATCATGAACGGGACCACTTCTTTTGAAAACGGGCATCCATCGCAACCTGGTCCGCCACAGCTGACAAGGGCATCTGCAGATGTCCTTTCAAAATGCAAGAAGGCCTTATCTGAGCACAACGTCTTGGTTGTAGAAGGCGCACGCAAGTATGCCTGCAAGATCTGCTGCAAGACATTTTTGACCTTGACAGACTGCAAGAAACACATCCGTGTCCACACGGGCGAAAAGCCTTACGCCTGCCTGAAGTGTGGCAAGCGGTTCAGCCAGTCCAGCCACCTGTATAAACACTCCAAGACAACCTGCCTGAGGTGGCAGAGCAGCAATCTGCCTAGCACTTTGCTTTAA